One stretch of Pigmentiphaga aceris DNA includes these proteins:
- a CDS encoding ABC transporter permease — translation MKSLLFRRVRQVIPLILAVIVLNFVLIQLAPGSFLDVMSSDAQITDPVMIERMRATYGMDQPVYVQLLKYIGSVATLDLGYSYRQNMPVLDAILSRLPATLLLMFTSIALAFVAGSAAGVLAAARVRTAWDNTVSTIALLFFAAPGFWLGIMLTILFSVQLGWLPVGGMRTVGAATDGLAGAIDVARHLALPAISLGLFYAATYTRVMRASVLEVARLDFVRAARARGLRGTQVLWRHTVRNALLPVVTLLGLQLGTVLGGAISVEAVFGWPGIGSLLLDSVMSRDYPVVLGIMVLSSVFTLLINTVVDLAYLKLDPRILAR, via the coding sequence ATGAAATCCCTTCTTTTCCGGCGCGTCCGGCAGGTGATACCGCTGATCCTGGCGGTGATCGTGCTGAATTTCGTCCTGATCCAGCTCGCGCCAGGCAGCTTCCTGGATGTGATGTCGTCTGACGCCCAGATCACCGACCCGGTGATGATCGAACGCATGCGCGCCACCTACGGCATGGACCAGCCGGTGTACGTGCAACTGCTGAAGTACATCGGCTCGGTCGCCACACTGGACCTGGGGTATTCGTATCGCCAGAACATGCCGGTGCTGGACGCGATCCTGTCTCGCCTGCCCGCTACCTTGTTGCTGATGTTCACCAGCATCGCGCTGGCTTTCGTGGCCGGCAGCGCAGCCGGCGTACTGGCTGCGGCACGCGTACGCACGGCCTGGGACAACACCGTGTCGACGATTGCCTTGCTGTTCTTCGCCGCGCCCGGCTTCTGGCTGGGCATCATGCTGACGATTCTGTTCAGCGTGCAGCTGGGCTGGCTGCCGGTGGGTGGCATGCGTACCGTGGGTGCCGCCACCGACGGGCTGGCGGGTGCCATCGATGTGGCTCGGCACCTGGCCCTGCCCGCCATCTCGTTGGGCTTGTTCTACGCCGCCACCTATACCCGCGTGATGCGTGCGTCGGTGCTTGAAGTCGCCCGCCTGGACTTCGTGCGCGCCGCGCGCGCTCGCGGGCTGCGGGGCACGCAAGTCTTGTGGCGTCATACCGTGCGCAATGCCTTGCTGCCCGTGGTGACGCTGCTGGGCCTGCAGCTCGGCACCGTCCTGGGTGGTGCGATATCCGTGGAAGCGGTGTTTGGCTGGCCGGGCATCGGCAGCTTGCTGCTGGACAGCGTGATGAGCCGCGACTACCCGGTGGTGCTTGGCATCATGGTGCTCAGTTCCGTGTTCACGCTGCTCATCAACACCGTGGTCGATCTGGCTTATCTCAAGCTCGATCCGCGCATCTTGGCTCGTTGA
- a CDS encoding ABC transporter permease, producing MTDVSHRAAQVNAASRQDFPATPSAWQRFARNRGALAGAVLLAALAVTAALASWWFGSDPLRMVGSPELWPAADAAFPLGTDSMGRDIAAMMAHGARTTLLMGLGASAVATMLGLLIGAAAGYYGGWVDDTLMRLQELFQIMPSLIFIVTLISILGPTIGNITLAIGIVSWPSIARLTRAEFLSLREREFVTAGRALGMGGLRLIFREILPNALPPVIVLSSLTLATALLFEAVIAFLGLGDPNVASWGRLIGEGRTLIRTSWYICAIPGVAIMLAVLALNLVGDGLNDAFNPQLDKHA from the coding sequence ATGACTGATGTTTCTCATCGCGCTGCGCAGGTCAACGCCGCGTCCCGGCAGGACTTCCCCGCTACCCCAAGCGCATGGCAACGGTTTGCCAGAAATCGCGGTGCACTCGCCGGTGCCGTGTTGCTGGCGGCGCTGGCAGTCACCGCGGCCCTCGCGTCCTGGTGGTTCGGCTCGGACCCGCTGCGCATGGTCGGCAGCCCCGAACTCTGGCCAGCTGCCGATGCCGCCTTTCCGCTGGGTACCGATTCCATGGGTCGCGACATTGCCGCGATGATGGCGCACGGCGCGCGCACCACCTTGCTGATGGGCCTGGGTGCCAGTGCCGTTGCCACCATGCTGGGCTTGCTGATTGGCGCGGCGGCCGGCTACTACGGCGGCTGGGTCGACGACACGCTGATGCGGCTGCAAGAGCTGTTTCAGATCATGCCCAGCCTGATCTTCATCGTCACGCTGATCTCCATCCTGGGCCCGACCATCGGCAACATCACGCTGGCTATCGGCATCGTGTCCTGGCCGTCGATTGCACGGCTTACGCGCGCCGAATTCCTGTCGCTGCGCGAGCGTGAATTCGTCACTGCCGGCCGCGCGCTGGGCATGGGCGGGCTGCGGCTGATCTTCCGGGAAATCCTGCCCAATGCACTGCCGCCGGTGATCGTGCTGAGTTCACTCACGCTGGCCACCGCGTTGCTGTTCGAAGCCGTCATTGCCTTCCTGGGCCTGGGTGATCCGAACGTGGCCAGCTGGGGCCGGCTGATTGGTGAAGGCCGAACGCTAATCCGCACATCTTGGTACATCTGCGCGATTCCCGGCGTGGCGATCATGCTCGCCGTCCTTGCCTTGAACCTGGTGGGCGACGGTTTGAACGACGCCTTCAACCCTCAACTCGACAAACACGCCTGA
- a CDS encoding class I adenylate-forming enzyme family protein, whose protein sequence is MPTWHNLGDLVDRSRDLSRVAIVDLLDPLAPKSYTHAEIDNLAGGIASFLLRQGLQRGQRVAIASLNRAEYVAAYFGIMRAGLVVVPINIKAPRAALLHILNDADVQFAFVDAERAALIPAGVPTLSFDDTSTDGFAARVVPGPFESVRPAPDEIAQMLYTSGSTGLPKGVPLNHEGQLYALRIAAPALVPEADRYLLAQPLYHMNGLFFLKTVFATNAFVVLVPSFNARQYLDLLSEYRVTIGRAVPTMFARLIKELEQTPDIDLSALRLINLASAPLSQALVDRLRTRIPHAPVVNWYGTTEGGPGVFGPHPDKLPTPDLSVGYPLPSGDVKLVDGPDENSGVLVVRNPSVMRGYHNLPAQTAKVLHDGWYTAGDVMRRDANGFYFFIGRADDMFVCSGENIYPGEVEKLLERHPQVREACVLPLPDEERGQVPVAFIVPQPGAELSFDEIKRHALEHGPAYQHPRRVAFLPQLPWAGTNKIDRAALLASARDKETSAAWSR, encoded by the coding sequence ATGCCCACTTGGCACAACCTTGGCGACCTGGTCGACCGCAGCCGCGATCTGTCGCGCGTTGCCATCGTCGATCTGCTGGACCCGCTCGCACCCAAGTCATACACCCACGCCGAGATCGACAATCTTGCCGGCGGCATCGCCAGCTTCCTGTTGCGACAAGGCCTGCAACGCGGCCAGCGCGTGGCAATCGCATCACTGAATCGCGCGGAATACGTCGCGGCCTACTTCGGCATCATGCGCGCCGGCCTGGTCGTCGTGCCGATCAACATCAAGGCCCCGCGCGCGGCCTTGCTGCACATTCTGAACGATGCCGACGTGCAGTTCGCCTTCGTCGACGCCGAGCGCGCGGCACTGATCCCGGCAGGCGTGCCAACGCTGAGTTTCGATGACACCAGTACAGACGGATTTGCAGCACGGGTGGTGCCCGGGCCATTTGAATCGGTTCGCCCCGCACCCGACGAAATTGCCCAGATGCTTTACACGTCCGGGTCTACCGGGCTGCCCAAGGGCGTGCCGCTGAATCACGAAGGCCAGTTGTATGCCCTGCGCATTGCAGCCCCTGCGCTGGTGCCGGAGGCAGACCGCTATCTGCTGGCACAGCCGCTGTACCACATGAACGGCCTGTTCTTCCTGAAAACGGTGTTTGCGACCAATGCCTTCGTGGTGCTGGTCCCATCGTTCAATGCACGCCAATACCTGGACTTGCTGAGCGAATACCGCGTCACCATCGGGCGGGCAGTGCCGACCATGTTCGCGCGTCTGATCAAGGAGCTGGAACAGACGCCCGACATTGATCTGAGTGCGCTCAGGCTGATCAATCTGGCATCTGCCCCATTGAGCCAGGCCTTGGTCGATCGCCTGCGTACACGCATCCCACATGCGCCGGTCGTGAACTGGTATGGCACGACCGAGGGCGGCCCGGGTGTGTTCGGGCCGCATCCCGACAAGCTGCCCACCCCAGACCTGTCGGTGGGATATCCACTGCCAAGCGGAGACGTGAAGCTGGTCGACGGACCCGACGAAAACAGCGGCGTGCTGGTGGTGCGCAACCCATCGGTGATGCGGGGTTATCACAATCTGCCCGCGCAAACCGCCAAGGTACTGCACGACGGTTGGTACACGGCCGGCGACGTCATGCGCCGCGATGCCAACGGTTTTTATTTCTTCATCGGCCGCGCCGACGACATGTTCGTGTGCTCGGGCGAGAACATCTATCCGGGCGAAGTCGAAAAGCTCCTGGAACGCCATCCGCAGGTGCGCGAAGCCTGCGTGCTGCCCTTGCCAGATGAGGAACGCGGGCAGGTGCCAGTGGCCTTCATCGTGCCGCAACCCGGTGCCGAACTGAGCTTTGACGAGATCAAACGTCACGCGCTTGAGCACGGCCCGGCCTACCAGCACCCGCGCCGCGTGGCCTTTTTGCCGCAGCTGCCCTGGGCAGGCACCAACAAGATCGACCGCGCCGCGCTGCTGGCCAGCGCGCGCGACAAAGAAACCTCGGCGGCCTGGAGCCGCTGA
- a CDS encoding zinc-binding dehydrogenase: MKALVLREHGDAEKLRVETDFPDPVIGANDVLVRVHASALNYHDIFTRRGMPGIKIPLPTIIGLDVAGEIIEVGSNVEGWSVGDRVLVDPVDMDTGALIGENVHGGLAELCRVPSHHLLRLSDKVSFDQAAALPVAYGTAHRMVNTIGQIKAGEKVLILGASGGVGVASLQLAKLAGAYVIAAAGSAEKGDKLRELGADDVILYNELDFLDAIKERYGKPSRNRGTTRGGVDVVINFTGGDTWVKSLRTLRLGGRLLTCGATAGYAPPEDIRYIWTFELQIRGSNCWDREDLLALVKLVEDGKLDPLVDDVVPLEQASAALQRLEDRKVLGKLVIAPQAAQREAA, translated from the coding sequence ATGAAAGCCCTCGTTCTGCGCGAGCACGGCGACGCCGAAAAACTGCGTGTCGAAACCGATTTCCCCGATCCGGTGATCGGTGCCAACGACGTGCTGGTGCGTGTCCACGCGTCGGCCCTGAACTACCACGACATCTTCACGCGCCGTGGCATGCCCGGCATCAAAATCCCGTTGCCCACCATCATCGGGCTGGATGTGGCCGGCGAGATCATCGAAGTCGGCAGCAACGTCGAAGGCTGGTCGGTGGGCGACCGCGTGCTGGTCGACCCCGTGGACATGGATACCGGTGCGCTGATCGGTGAGAACGTACACGGCGGCCTGGCTGAGCTGTGCCGCGTGCCGTCGCACCACCTGCTGCGCCTGTCCGACAAGGTGTCGTTCGATCAGGCGGCTGCCTTGCCGGTGGCTTACGGCACAGCACATCGCATGGTCAACACCATCGGCCAGATCAAGGCAGGCGAAAAGGTGCTGATCCTGGGCGCAAGCGGGGGCGTGGGCGTTGCCAGCCTGCAATTGGCCAAGCTGGCCGGTGCCTACGTGATTGCCGCTGCCGGCTCGGCCGAAAAGGGGGACAAGCTGCGTGAACTCGGTGCGGACGACGTCATTCTGTACAACGAGCTGGACTTTCTTGATGCGATCAAGGAACGCTACGGCAAACCCAGCCGCAATCGGGGCACGACCCGTGGCGGCGTTGACGTGGTGATCAACTTCACCGGTGGCGACACCTGGGTGAAGTCCCTGCGCACGCTGCGCCTGGGCGGCCGCTTGCTGACCTGCGGAGCCACCGCTGGCTACGCACCTCCGGAAGACATCCGTTATATCTGGACCTTCGAGCTGCAGATTCGTGGTTCCAACTGCTGGGACCGCGAAGACCTGCTGGCGCTCGTGAAACTGGTGGAAGACGGCAAGCTGGACCCACTGGTGGACGACGTCGTGCCGCTGGAACAAGCCAGCGCCGCATTGCAGCGCCTGGAAGACCGCAAGGTGTTGGGCAAACTGGTGATCGCCCCGCAAGCTGCGCAAAGAGAGGCAGCATGA
- a CDS encoding PaaI family thioesterase, with the protein MSDATLPLTKAQLQTLLDEAPFNQLLGLKVVKADPEREELTVVASVRPEFERLAGTGQWHGGPLAAIIDTVGDFALTMLIGRVLPTINFRVDYLRPATSATVKAVARVRRNGRSVGLVDVDLYNDADVLLAVGRVTYATQNGR; encoded by the coding sequence ATGAGCGACGCGACCCTGCCCTTGACCAAAGCACAGCTTCAGACCCTGCTTGACGAAGCCCCCTTCAATCAACTGCTTGGCCTGAAGGTGGTCAAGGCTGACCCGGAACGAGAAGAACTTACCGTGGTCGCATCAGTGCGACCGGAATTCGAACGCCTGGCCGGTACCGGCCAATGGCATGGCGGACCACTGGCCGCGATCATCGACACCGTGGGTGACTTCGCGCTCACCATGCTGATTGGCCGCGTGCTGCCCACCATCAACTTCCGCGTCGACTATCTGCGCCCGGCCACCAGTGCCACGGTGAAGGCCGTGGCACGCGTGCGCCGCAACGGCCGCAGCGTCGGCCTGGTGGACGTGGACCTGTACAACGACGCCGACGTGCTGCTGGCGGTTGGCCGCGTCACTTACGCAACACAGAACGGGCGCTGA
- a CDS encoding ABC transporter ATP-binding protein has protein sequence MSTLIDIKGLNVAFPGHHAVRGLDLQLAAGETLALVGESGCGKSTTALAIMGLLPGSARVSGSIDVDGRNLLALPERELCQVRGKHISMIFQEPMTALDPVHTVGAQVAESLRQHDGLSAKAARARAIELLDLVRLPEPQRAIDEYPHRFSGGQRQRIMIAAAIACHPRLLVADEPTTALDVTIQAQILELLDTLRRELSMGLLLITHDLGVVAQWADRVAVMYAGKKLEEAPAARFFDAPTHAYSRGLLGASLDIGSGLHYRRDRLPEIRAITDASSGHTQFTLQGGSRANAPTSLLSPPTAPLLSLIDVHTHYRSNTRQVHAVQGVSLSLARGETLGLVGESGCGKSTLSRTIMRLVDTSSGKLVFDGEDITHAGTRQLRPYRRRVQMIFQDPYSSLNPRQTVGQILDNALVIHGVDSRRARMERVTRIIDAVGLPTRSVERHPHAFSGGQRQRIAIARALILQPELVICDEPVSALDVSIQAQILNLLADLKAEFSLSYLFISHDLAVVQYIADRVMVMQAGKIVETGDHTSIWTTPTHPYTRSLIDAIPHGSRAQRENARAA, from the coding sequence ATGAGCACACTCATCGACATAAAGGGCCTGAATGTGGCCTTCCCCGGCCACCACGCCGTGCGCGGCCTGGACCTGCAACTGGCTGCTGGCGAAACCTTGGCGTTGGTAGGCGAATCCGGTTGCGGCAAGTCGACCACGGCGCTGGCTATCATGGGCTTGTTGCCAGGGTCGGCACGCGTCAGTGGCAGCATCGATGTCGACGGCAGGAACCTGCTGGCCTTGCCGGAACGCGAACTGTGCCAGGTGCGCGGCAAGCACATCTCGATGATCTTCCAGGAACCGATGACTGCTCTCGACCCGGTACATACCGTCGGGGCGCAGGTTGCGGAATCCCTGCGTCAGCATGATGGCCTGTCTGCCAAGGCGGCACGCGCGCGCGCCATCGAGTTGCTGGACTTGGTACGTCTGCCGGAACCGCAGCGTGCGATCGATGAATATCCCCATCGTTTTTCCGGTGGCCAGCGCCAGCGCATCATGATCGCAGCGGCCATTGCCTGTCATCCACGCCTGCTGGTGGCCGACGAGCCGACCACCGCCCTGGACGTCACCATCCAGGCGCAGATTCTGGAACTGCTGGACACGCTGCGACGAGAGCTGTCGATGGGCCTGCTGCTGATCACCCATGACCTGGGCGTGGTCGCACAATGGGCCGATCGCGTGGCGGTGATGTATGCCGGCAAGAAGCTTGAAGAAGCGCCCGCCGCGCGCTTCTTCGATGCCCCCACACATGCGTATTCGCGTGGCCTGCTGGGCGCCAGCCTGGACATCGGCAGCGGTCTGCACTACCGCCGTGATCGTCTGCCGGAAATTCGCGCGATCACCGATGCATCGAGCGGCCACACGCAATTCACCTTGCAAGGCGGGTCACGCGCGAATGCACCGACCTCGTTGTTGTCACCACCGACGGCCCCGCTGCTGTCGCTGATCGACGTACACACGCACTATCGCTCCAACACGCGGCAAGTGCACGCCGTGCAAGGCGTCAGCCTGTCGCTGGCCCGGGGCGAAACGCTGGGCCTCGTCGGCGAATCGGGCTGCGGCAAATCCACTCTGTCGCGCACCATCATGCGACTGGTCGATACCAGCAGCGGCAAGCTGGTGTTCGACGGCGAGGACATCACGCACGCGGGCACGCGCCAACTGCGTCCGTATCGCCGACGTGTCCAGATGATCTTCCAAGACCCCTATTCGTCTCTGAACCCTCGCCAGACCGTAGGCCAGATCCTGGATAACGCGCTGGTCATCCACGGCGTGGACAGCCGACGGGCACGCATGGAACGCGTGACGCGCATCATCGACGCAGTGGGTTTGCCGACAAGGTCGGTAGAACGCCATCCACACGCGTTTTCAGGCGGTCAACGGCAGCGCATTGCGATTGCACGCGCGCTGATCCTGCAGCCGGAACTGGTCATCTGCGACGAGCCGGTATCTGCGCTGGACGTCTCGATCCAAGCTCAGATCCTGAATCTGCTGGCAGACCTGAAAGCCGAGTTTTCCTTGAGCTACCTGTTCATCTCGCACGACTTGGCTGTGGTGCAATACATTGCCGATCGGGTGATGGTGATGCAAGCAGGCAAGATCGTCGAGACCGGTGACCACACCAGCATCTGGACCACCCCCACCCACCCTTACACACGCAGCCTGATCGATGCGATTCCGCACGGCAGCCGTGCACAACGAGAGAATGCGCGCGCCGCTTGA
- a CDS encoding L-2-amino-thiazoline-4-carboxylic acid hydrolase has protein sequence MNPNPDIGILARRRIEAEIIKPIYEILVRELGKERAGDIIGEAVSGAAVQAGRQFAEREPGGRVDLNTFAGLQHLWTKDDALRIEVYASDAQQFDYDVTRCRYAEMYQEMGLGEIGHLLSCNRDSEFIKGYAPSVDLSRTTTIMSGAARCNFRYRATDVSQPESPAPKDDTQER, from the coding sequence ATGAACCCCAACCCTGACATCGGCATTCTGGCGCGCCGACGCATCGAAGCCGAAATCATCAAACCGATTTATGAAATTCTGGTGCGTGAACTTGGCAAGGAACGCGCAGGCGACATCATTGGCGAAGCGGTGTCAGGCGCTGCCGTGCAAGCCGGCAGACAGTTTGCCGAGCGTGAGCCGGGTGGTCGTGTCGACCTGAACACCTTCGCCGGCTTGCAGCATTTGTGGACCAAGGACGATGCGCTGCGCATCGAGGTTTATGCAAGCGACGCCCAGCAGTTCGACTATGACGTGACCCGTTGCCGTTATGCCGAGATGTACCAGGAAATGGGCCTGGGCGAGATCGGCCACCTGCTGTCCTGTAATCGGGACAGTGAGTTCATCAAGGGTTATGCCCCCAGCGTAGACCTGAGCCGCACCACCACCATCATGAGCGGGGCGGCGCGTTGCAACTTCCGGTATCGCGCGACGGACGTGTCGCAGCCGGAAAGCCCTGCACCGAAAGACGACACCCAGGAACGCTGA
- the phoU gene encoding phosphate signaling complex protein PhoU → MTDHTNRQFDTELEAVRSRFLQMGGLVESQIAAAVDGLANGDLELLERVVARDDEVNTYELEIDQACNHILARRQPTAGDLRMLITVVKMVTHMERAGDEAEKIAQQAKRIHEAGRRNMPAVEIWHMAASVTAMLRQALDAFARLDIQAAAQVVRQDKGVDAEWQGVIRQLVTYMIEDPRTISRSIELLFIAKALERIGDHAKNMCELVVYMVKGQDVRHTGLENIEREAASN, encoded by the coding sequence ATGACCGACCACACAAACCGTCAGTTCGACACTGAGCTTGAAGCTGTACGTTCGCGTTTCCTTCAAATGGGCGGGCTGGTCGAGTCGCAGATCGCCGCTGCTGTCGATGGCCTGGCCAACGGCGACCTGGAACTGCTCGAACGCGTTGTCGCACGCGACGACGAAGTCAACACCTACGAGCTTGAGATCGACCAGGCGTGCAACCACATTCTTGCGCGTCGCCAGCCGACCGCAGGCGACCTGCGCATGCTCATCACCGTGGTGAAGATGGTCACCCACATGGAGCGTGCCGGTGACGAGGCCGAGAAGATCGCTCAGCAAGCCAAGCGCATTCACGAAGCCGGCCGCCGCAACATGCCTGCCGTCGAAATCTGGCACATGGCGGCCAGCGTGACCGCCATGCTGCGCCAGGCGCTTGACGCCTTCGCCCGTCTGGACATCCAGGCCGCCGCGCAAGTGGTGCGTCAGGACAAGGGCGTGGATGCCGAATGGCAAGGCGTGATCCGTCAACTGGTCACCTACATGATCGAAGACCCGCGCACCATTTCGCGTTCCATCGAACTGCTGTTCATCGCCAAGGCGCTGGAACGCATCGGCGATCACGCGAAGAACATGTGTGAACTGGTCGTCTACATGGTCAAGGGCCAGGACGTTCGTCACACCGGGCTTGAGAACATCGAGCGCGAAGCGGCATCGAACTGA
- the rpiA gene encoding ribose-5-phosphate isomerase RpiA produces the protein MLTQQELKQQAADAALKFVEDVAAPDTVIGVGTGSTADLFIDGLAAFKGRIRGTVASSERSAARLAALGLPVFDLNEVDFMPIYVDGADEIDSKLQMIKGGGGALTREKIVASVAARFICIADESKLVTELGKFPLPLEVIPMALASVSRMVVRLGGKPVLREGFVTDNGNAIIDIHGLAIPRAKEMETLLNDVPGVVTCGLFALQGANVALLATQDGIRRLDSR, from the coding sequence ATGCTTACGCAGCAGGAACTCAAGCAGCAAGCCGCCGATGCGGCCCTTAAATTCGTGGAAGACGTGGCCGCGCCCGACACCGTGATCGGCGTCGGTACCGGTTCCACCGCCGACCTGTTCATCGACGGCCTGGCCGCTTTCAAGGGCCGTATCCGTGGCACGGTCGCCAGTTCCGAGCGCAGCGCCGCCCGCCTGGCGGCCCTGGGCCTGCCGGTGTTCGATCTGAACGAAGTCGATTTCATGCCCATCTATGTCGATGGTGCCGATGAGATCGACAGCAAGCTGCAAATGATCAAGGGTGGTGGCGGCGCGCTGACGCGTGAAAAAATCGTCGCCTCGGTCGCTGCCCGTTTCATCTGCATCGCAGACGAATCCAAGCTGGTTACTGAATTGGGCAAATTCCCGCTGCCGCTGGAAGTGATCCCGATGGCCCTGGCCTCGGTGTCGCGCATGGTCGTGCGCCTGGGCGGCAAGCCCGTGCTGCGTGAAGGTTTCGTTACTGATAACGGCAATGCCATCATCGACATCCACGGTCTGGCCATTCCGCGCGCCAAGGAAATGGAAACCCTGCTGAACGATGTACCTGGCGTAGTGACCTGCGGATTGTTCGCCTTGCAAGGTGCCAATGTGGCCCTGCTGGCCACCCAGGATGGCATTCGTCGCCTGGATTCACGCTGA
- a CDS encoding pyridoxamine 5'-phosphate oxidase family protein yields the protein MHGDPSFDITSLDTLLARFGSPPPASLYKELDYIDENYRALIDASPFFAMATLGDKGMDCSPRGDPKGFVRIVDEKTLILPERRGNNRVDSLRNLLVDPRISLLFLIPGVGETLRVAGHARLSADPALLDSMSMNGKPPSVAIIVTVERAYFQCSRAVVRADLWNPASQVARNTLPSTGTLVATIAARRDEHFDGVTYDKDLDERVRTTLY from the coding sequence ATGCACGGCGATCCAAGCTTCGACATCACCAGTCTAGACACCTTGTTGGCCCGCTTCGGGTCGCCACCTCCGGCATCCCTGTACAAGGAGCTGGACTACATCGACGAGAACTACCGTGCATTGATCGACGCCTCGCCGTTCTTTGCGATGGCCACCCTTGGTGACAAAGGCATGGACTGCTCGCCCCGTGGCGATCCAAAAGGCTTTGTGCGCATCGTGGACGAAAAGACCTTGATCCTGCCCGAGCGCCGAGGCAACAACCGGGTCGACAGCCTGCGCAATCTGCTGGTCGATCCGCGGATCTCCCTGCTGTTCCTGATTCCCGGCGTGGGCGAAACCCTGCGCGTGGCCGGACACGCACGCCTGAGCGCCGACCCGGCCCTGCTGGACAGCATGAGCATGAACGGCAAACCGCCATCGGTAGCCATCATCGTGACGGTGGAACGCGCGTACTTCCAATGCTCCCGCGCAGTGGTGCGCGCCGATCTGTGGAACCCGGCCAGTCAGGTTGCGCGCAACACGCTGCCGTCCACCGGCACGCTGGTCGCCACGATTGCCGCGCGCCGCGACGAACATTTCGACGGTGTGACCTACGACAAGGACCTGGACGAACGCGTCCGCACGACCTTGTATTGA
- the rmuC gene encoding DNA recombination protein RmuC: protein MVSSNRQADQAKVLNQQLDGFAQNLNTLSTQLQDRFELLRSSLTAESKTDREASGAALGLFADRLSENVRAVGESSNKRQAEHAQAVNQQLESFTQSLGTLTTQLQDRFDALRGALTTESKDDRDTSAKALTGFGDRLTETLSKLNESSEQRIAAVRDTVESRLKDLQSDNASKLEAMRQTVDEKLHATLERRLGESFQLVSERLDAVHKGLGEMQSLATGVGDLKRVLTNVRSRGTWGEVQLGMLIEQTMTPDQYGRNVKPIPGSAEIVEFAIKLPGRELDGVPVWLPIDAKFPKEEYERLCDAQERADVEGVRVAGMAFERGVEVEGRRIQSKYVQPPHTTDFALMFLPTEGLYAEVLRRPALMDKLQALRINVAGPSTLAALLNSLQMGFRTLAIEQRSSEVWKVLGAIKTEFLKFGDVLTSVKRSLDAASSKIGKTEVRARAMQRHLRGVEALPEAEAVALLGAEPKNIGDVDGESPNDAESLGEDEDLATIGRSGK, encoded by the coding sequence ATGGTGTCGAGCAACCGGCAGGCCGATCAGGCCAAGGTGCTGAACCAGCAGTTGGATGGCTTTGCGCAAAACCTGAACACCCTGAGCACCCAGTTGCAGGATCGCTTCGAGCTGCTGCGCAGTTCACTCACGGCGGAATCCAAGACCGACCGCGAAGCCTCGGGTGCTGCCTTGGGCCTGTTTGCCGATCGCCTGTCCGAGAACGTGCGTGCTGTGGGTGAATCCAGCAACAAGCGACAGGCCGAACATGCGCAGGCCGTCAATCAGCAGCTGGAAAGCTTCACGCAAAGCCTGGGTACCCTGACCACGCAGTTGCAAGACCGCTTCGACGCGCTGCGCGGCGCGCTTACCACTGAATCCAAGGATGATCGCGATACCTCGGCCAAGGCGCTGACTGGCTTTGGCGACCGCCTGACTGAGACCTTGAGCAAGCTGAATGAATCCAGCGAGCAGCGGATTGCTGCCGTGCGCGACACGGTCGAATCACGTCTGAAAGACCTGCAAAGCGACAACGCGTCCAAGCTGGAAGCCATGCGCCAGACGGTGGACGAGAAGCTGCACGCCACACTGGAACGCCGGCTGGGTGAGTCCTTCCAGCTGGTGTCGGAACGCCTGGACGCCGTCCACAAGGGCCTGGGCGAGATGCAAAGCCTGGCCACTGGGGTGGGCGACCTGAAGCGTGTGCTGACCAATGTACGTTCGCGTGGCACCTGGGGCGAAGTGCAGCTTGGCATGCTGATCGAGCAGACCATGACGCCCGACCAGTACGGCCGCAATGTGAAGCCGATTCCGGGCAGTGCCGAGATCGTGGAATTTGCGATCAAGCTGCCTGGCCGCGAGCTGGACGGTGTGCCGGTCTGGCTGCCGATCGACGCAAAATTCCCCAAGGAAGAATACGAACGCCTGTGCGATGCACAGGAACGCGCCGATGTCGAAGGCGTGCGCGTGGCCGGCATGGCCTTCGAGCGTGGCGTGGAAGTGGAGGGCAGGCGTATTCAAAGCAAGTACGTGCAGCCGCCGCACACCACCGACTTCGCACTGATGTTCCTGCCGACCGAGGGCTTGTACGCCGAAGTGCTGCGCCGCCCGGCGTTGATGGATAAGCTTCAGGCGCTGCGTATCAACGTGGCTGGCCCCAGCACCTTGGCGGCGTTGTTGAACAGTCTGCAGATGGGCTTCCGTACCCTGGCAATCGAACAACGGTCGTCTGAGGTGTGGAAGGTGTTGGGCGCGATCAAGACCGAATTCCTGAAGTTCGGTGACGTGCTGACCAGCGTGAAGCGCAGCCTGGATGCGGCCAGCAGCAAGATCGGCAAGACGGAAGTGCGCGCCCGCGCGATGCAACGTCATCTTCGTGGTGTAGAGGCCTTGCCCGAGGCCGAGGCGGTAGCGTTGTTGGGCGCGGAACCGAAGAACATTGGTGATGTGGACGGCGAGTCGCCAAATGATGCCGAGTCGCTTGGTGAAGATGAAGATCTGGCCACGATTGGCCGCTCGGGCAAATAA